A part of Pectinatus sottacetonis genomic DNA contains:
- the tnpA gene encoding IS66 family insertion sequence element accessory protein TnpA produces the protein MQQWRKYLKERAGSNLTVKSFCEKYGLNVKSYYYWQKLIRNEAGKSLAGAIVPINISASLKSANVPAKITIRYGNFCLETQDNIHPQYLEETLALFIKMEQKYAR, from the coding sequence TTGCAGCAATGGCGGAAGTATTTGAAAGAGCGAGCGGGCAGCAATCTTACAGTAAAATCTTTTTGTGAAAAGTATGGTTTAAACGTAAAAAGTTATTATTATTGGCAGAAATTAATCCGTAATGAAGCAGGTAAGTCTTTAGCAGGTGCTATTGTTCCTATTAATATTTCTGCCTCATTAAAATCAGCAAATGTTCCAGCAAAGATCACCATTCGTTATGGTAATTTTTGCTTGGAAACACAGGATAATATACATCCTCAATATTTGGAAGAAACACTGGCGTTATTTATAAAAATGGAACAGAAGTATGCTCGGTGA
- the tnpB gene encoding IS66 family insertion sequence element accessory protein TnpB (TnpB, as the term is used for proteins encoded by IS66 family insertion elements, is considered an accessory protein, since TnpC, encoded by a neighboring gene, is a DDE family transposase.), whose amino-acid sequence MLGDISSVEHIYIACGHTDMRKSIDGLCCLVQQKFKMDPFDKSLFLFSGRKHDRLKALLFEGDGFVLLYKRLENGKFQWPDTPEEVLDLSRQQLRWLLEGLCINQPKAVKKITAKNCI is encoded by the coding sequence ATGCTCGGTGACATATCTTCAGTAGAACATATTTATATAGCCTGTGGTCATACGGATATGAGAAAGTCAATAGATGGTCTTTGCTGTTTAGTACAGCAAAAATTCAAGATGGATCCGTTTGACAAGAGTTTGTTTTTATTCAGCGGCAGGAAACACGACCGGCTTAAAGCATTATTATTTGAAGGTGATGGTTTTGTCCTTTTATATAAACGGCTGGAAAATGGCAAATTCCAGTGGCCGGATACACCTGAAGAAGTACTGGATTTAAGCCGGCAGCAATTACGCTGGCTGCTGGAAGGTTTATGCATAAACCAGCCTAAAGCTGTAAAGAAAATAACCGCTAAAAATTGTATATGA
- a CDS encoding IS3 family transposase: MDLTTKVNLVRNLLTTKELPAQKGAELLEVNRTSIYYKGTPVSEEELACKAIIDRIHTDNPAWGARQMSSQLKSLGYLVGRRKVRRYMTEMGIDAIYPKMNLSKRMQQAKVCPYLMRNAVISRPNQAWSIDITYIPIKRGFLYLTAVIDWYSRCIVGWEVDDTLDTRMVIHALGKAFRVAKPLILNSDQGCQFTSNEYIEFLKGNNIRQSMDGKSQWADNIMIERWFRSFKYEEAYLTQYANLKEARQAIKKYIYTYNFKRHHSAIDYQVPATLYYPAMLIDYATA; encoded by the coding sequence TTGGACCTGACTACGAAAGTAAATTTAGTCCGAAACCTTTTGACGACTAAGGAACTTCCAGCTCAAAAAGGCGCTGAATTACTTGAAGTAAATCGTACTAGCATTTATTACAAAGGAACGCCAGTTTCAGAAGAAGAGCTTGCATGTAAGGCCATTATAGACCGTATTCATACAGATAATCCCGCTTGGGGCGCACGTCAAATGTCATCTCAACTTAAAAGCCTTGGTTATTTAGTAGGCCGCAGGAAAGTACGCCGATATATGACGGAAATGGGAATTGACGCAATATATCCGAAGATGAATCTTTCAAAGCGCATGCAGCAGGCAAAGGTATGTCCTTACTTAATGCGTAATGCCGTAATATCTCGGCCAAATCAAGCCTGGTCAATAGACATCACCTATATTCCCATCAAGCGAGGATTCCTTTATTTGACTGCTGTCATCGATTGGTATAGCCGATGTATTGTTGGCTGGGAAGTAGATGATACATTGGATACAAGAATGGTCATTCATGCACTTGGAAAAGCTTTTAGAGTTGCCAAGCCACTAATTTTAAATTCAGATCAGGGGTGTCAATTCACCAGCAATGAATATATTGAATTTCTCAAGGGGAATAATATCCGTCAAAGCATGGATGGGAAGAGCCAATGGGCTGACAATATCATGATTGAACGTTGGTTTCGAAGTTTCAAGTATGAAGAAGCTTATCTGACCCAATATGCCAACCTAAAAGAGGCGCGTCAAGCAATTAAGAAGTATATCTATACCTACAATTTTAAACGGCATCATTCAGCAATTGATTATCAGGTGCCAGCTACGCTGTACTATCCAGCAATGCTGATAGACTATGCCACGGCTTAA
- a CDS encoding transposase — translation MSRKRRNFTAKFKSDLVLELLKGEKDLNSIATENSIQPNLLRNWKKEFLDKASVVFDDSREENIREKLDEERKEKEEYAKKVGQLTMQVDWLKKKSTELLGPDYESKFSPKPFDD, via the coding sequence ATGTCTCGGAAAAGAAGAAATTTCACAGCAAAATTCAAATCGGATCTTGTTCTTGAACTGCTCAAAGGCGAGAAAGATCTCAACTCGATAGCTACCGAAAATAGCATACAGCCAAATCTTTTGCGAAACTGGAAAAAGGAATTTCTTGATAAAGCCTCTGTTGTATTCGATGATTCCCGTGAGGAGAATATCAGAGAAAAGCTTGATGAGGAACGCAAAGAGAAAGAAGAATATGCGAAAAAGGTTGGCCAGCTCACCATGCAGGTGGACTGGTTGAAAAAAAAATCTACAGAACTCCTTGGACCTGACTACGAAAGTAAATTTAGTCCGAAACCTTTTGACGACTAA